The following nucleotide sequence is from Lysobacterales bacterium.
GCCGTTGTTGATGGCGGCCAGCAACGGATCTCCGGCCTGACCGGTCAATGCGCGGGCCGCGACGGCGTCGATCACGATCATCGCGATGAACAGCACGGGCAGCAGGCTCGGCGCGTACGGCACATCGGCCGGGCCGCGGCGGAACAGGAACAGATCGCGGAGCACGCTCAGCCAGACATTCATGTCATGCGCTCGCCGATGGCATGATGGTGCGATGGACCAGCCCGAACCCATCATCGTCGACGCACGCGGACTGCAGTGTCCGCAGCCCGTGTTGCAGGCGCGTGCGAGCTTGCGTGGCCTCGCCCCTGGCGCGCAGATCGTGCTGCTCGCGACCGATCCGCTGGCCAGCGTCGACGTTCGTGCATTCTGTCTGCGCGCCGGTCATCGCATCGTGTCGGAAGAACGGGTCGGCGATCATCTGCGCTTCACGCTCGCGCGCGGCGACTGACTCAGGCGACGGCCTTGACCGCCGCGAGGATGCGCGCCGTCACGTCGGCCAGTTCGCCCACGCCGTCGATCTCGACCAGCTTGCCGCTGCGCGCGTAGAACTCGGCGACCGGGGCGGTCTGTTCGGCATACACGGCGAGACGGCCGCGCACGACTTCCGGGTCATCATCCTTGCGGCCCTGTTCGGCAAAACGCTTGGCGCAGCGCGCGAGAATGGCCTCGTTCGGCACGTTGAGTTTGATCACGATGTCGAGCGGCTGCCCGATGCGCGCCAGCAAGGTCCCGAGCGCATCGGCCTGGACCAGGTTGCGCGGATAGCCGTCAAGGATGAAGCCGGGCTTGGCGTCGGCTTCGGCGAGGCGGTCTTCGAGCATGCCGAGCACCAGGTCGTCGGACACCAGCTGACCGGCTTCCATCACCGCCTTGGCCTTGCATCCGAGTTCGGTGCCGCGTGCGACATGACCGCGCAGCAAGTCTCCGGTGGAGATATGCGGAATGCCGAACGTGCTCTTGAGGATTGCCGCCTGCGTGCCCTTGCCGGAGCCGGGCGCGCCAAAAAACACGATGCGCATGAGAATTCCAGGACGGTCGAACCGGCCAAAAGCAAGGCTGGACGCGGCTCGGGTGAAAGGGGATGACGGCACCGTAGCGGCTGGCCTGCCTTGCGTCAATGAAGCCGGGCGGGCACTGTTCATGCAGGAAAATCAAACGCTTGAATCGAATGGGCGGTCTGGCCGATAGTCGGGCTGTCCAAGGTTGGAGAAGGAGCATTTCATGGCCGCAGGGAACCTGTTGTACGCACAATCGGGCGGTCCGACCGCGGTGATCAACGCGACGGCCGCCGGCGTCATCGACGCGGCGCGCAAGCACAGGAAGGCCGTCGGCAAGGTCTTTGCCGCGCGCAACGGCATCATCGGTGCGCTGCGCGAGCAGCTCTACGATCTCTCCGGCGTCGACGCGACGTGGACGCGACAATTGCGCACGACGCCGGGCAGCGCCTTCGGCTCCTGCCGCTTCAAGCTCAAGGGCATCGACGAGAGCCGGGCCCATTACGAGCGGCTGATCGAGGTCTGCCGTGCCCACGACATCCGCTATTTCCTCTACAACGGCGGCAACGATTCCGCCGACACCGCGAACAAGATCGCGCAGATCGCGTCGCAGTTGGGCTACAGCCTGCAGGGCATCGGCGTGCCGAAGACGGTCGACAACGACCTAGTCATCACCGACAACTGCCCGGGTTTCGGATCGGCGGCGAAATACACCGCGATCTCGATGCTCGAAGCCAGCATCGACGTCGAGGCGATGTACGAGTCCTCGACCAAGGTGTTCGTGCTCGAAGTGATGGGCCGCCACGCCGGCTGGCTCGCGGCCGCGGCCGGCCTGGCCGGGAAGAAGCCGGACGAGCCGCCGCAGATCATTTTGTTTCCGGAAGTGCCGTTCGACGAAGCGACGTTTCTTGCAGCGGTGAAGCGCAGCGTCGATCGCAATGGCTACTGCTCGATCGCCGTTTCCGAGGGCGTGCGCTACGCCGATGGTCGACTGCTCGCCGAAACCGGCACGCGCGACGCCTTCGGCCACGCGCAACTCGGCGGTGCCGGCGAACTGATCGCGAAGCTCGTGAAAGACCGCCTCGGTCTCAAGTACCACTTCGCCGTGCCGGACTACCTGCAGCGTTCGGCGCGCCACGTCGCGTCGAAGACCGATGACGAACAGGCGTATGCGGTCGGCCAGGCCGCGGTGCAATACGCGGCAGCCGGGATGAATGCGGTGATGCCGACGATCAGGCGCGCACCGGGCAGGACTTATCGCTGGACCATCGAGCCGGCACCGCTGGCGAAGATCGCCAACCATGAAAAGATGATGCCCAAGAACTTCATCCGCAGCGACGGCTACGGCATCACCGCCGCCTGCCGCAAGTACCTCGAACCGCTGATCGCCGGCGAAGCCTATCCGCCCTACGAGAACGGCATCCCGGCCTACCTTCGCGTGCCGAAGAAGTTCGTGAAGCGCAAGCTGGGTGAATATGTGATCGCGGACAAGTGACTTGGAATCAGAGACGGGCTCCGGGGGATTTCCCAGAGCCCGTACCGGCATCAATTGTCGGACTTGCCTCGCAGTTTTGGTGCGTTGGCAACACGTTCAGCCATTCGCTCCAGTGAGTCTTTGAGTGCGAGTCTGTAGGCCTCGGCGAAGACATTTGCGGCATCTCCGCAGGCTCCGCCCGCATCACCATCAAAGGTCTTGCTTGATCCAACGGAAGTCCCAAGCATCCTGCCGTCGGGACCATTCACTTCAATCCCAAAAGACAGATCTGCGGTTGCGGTACAAGTGGCAGACCAAAAACCCTGTTGACAGGCAAGTCTCGGTTGGAATGAATCCAATCGGACGATAACAACGCCGGCCAGAGAATTTGCCTTGATTTCTTCGGCAGTAGGAGCGGAGGATCTTGTTACAACTTCGTGGAAGACATTACC
It contains:
- a CDS encoding sulfurtransferase TusA family protein: MDQPEPIIVDARGLQCPQPVLQARASLRGLAPGAQIVLLATDPLASVDVRAFCLRAGHRIVSEERVGDHLRFTLARGD
- a CDS encoding adenylate kinase, with amino-acid sequence MRIVFFGAPGSGKGTQAAILKSTFGIPHISTGDLLRGHVARGTELGCKAKAVMEAGQLVSDDLVLGMLEDRLAEADAKPGFILDGYPRNLVQADALGTLLARIGQPLDIVIKLNVPNEAILARCAKRFAEQGRKDDDPEVVRGRLAVYAEQTAPVAEFYARSGKLVEIDGVGELADVTARILAAVKAVA
- a CDS encoding 6-phosphofructokinase, which translates into the protein MAAGNLLYAQSGGPTAVINATAAGVIDAARKHRKAVGKVFAARNGIIGALREQLYDLSGVDATWTRQLRTTPGSAFGSCRFKLKGIDESRAHYERLIEVCRAHDIRYFLYNGGNDSADTANKIAQIASQLGYSLQGIGVPKTVDNDLVITDNCPGFGSAAKYTAISMLEASIDVEAMYESSTKVFVLEVMGRHAGWLAAAAGLAGKKPDEPPQIILFPEVPFDEATFLAAVKRSVDRNGYCSIAVSEGVRYADGRLLAETGTRDAFGHAQLGGAGELIAKLVKDRLGLKYHFAVPDYLQRSARHVASKTDDEQAYAVGQAAVQYAAAGMNAVMPTIRRAPGRTYRWTIEPAPLAKIANHEKMMPKNFIRSDGYGITAACRKYLEPLIAGEAYPPYENGIPAYLRVPKKFVKRKLGEYVIADK